In uncultured Bacteroides sp., the following proteins share a genomic window:
- a CDS encoding DUF58 domain-containing protein, with protein MEASELIKKVRQIEIKTRGLSNNIFAGQYHSAFKGRGMAFSEVREYQFGDDVRDIDWNVTARFHKPFVKVFEEERELTVMLLIDVSGSLEFGTIKQMKKDMVTEIAATVAFSAIQNNDKIGVIFFSDKIEKFIPPKKGRKHILFIIRELIDFQATSRRTNIRMGMEYLTNVIKKRCTAFVISDFIDNSDFKNALTIANRKHDVVAIQVYDRRVSELPSVGLMKVKDAETGHEQWIDTSSVALRKAHRDWWLKKQSILNETFTKSNVDSVSVRTDEDYVKALLNLFAKRK; from the coding sequence ATGGAAGCGAGTGAACTTATAAAAAAAGTTCGTCAGATTGAAATAAAGACTCGGGGATTATCGAATAATATCTTTGCCGGACAATATCATTCAGCCTTCAAAGGGCGTGGTATGGCCTTTTCAGAAGTTCGCGAGTATCAATTTGGCGATGATGTACGAGATATTGATTGGAACGTAACGGCACGTTTCCACAAACCTTTCGTGAAAGTGTTTGAGGAAGAGCGTGAACTCACAGTTATGCTCCTGATTGATGTGTCGGGAAGTCTCGAATTTGGAACAATTAAGCAGATGAAGAAAGACATGGTGACAGAGATTGCTGCCACCGTGGCTTTTTCTGCTATCCAGAATAACGATAAAATCGGAGTAATCTTTTTCTCAGATAAGATTGAAAAGTTTATCCCACCCAAGAAAGGTAGGAAGCACATACTTTTTATTATTCGCGAATTGATAGATTTCCAGGCAACCAGCAGGAGAACAAACATCCGGATGGGAATGGAATACCTTACAAACGTGATAAAGAAGAGATGTACAGCTTTTGTAATATCTGACTTTATAGATAATTCTGATTTTAAAAATGCACTGACGATTGCTAATCGCAAGCATGATGTGGTAGCTATTCAGGTTTATGACAGACGTGTATCAGAGCTTCCATCAGTAGGACTGATGAAGGTGAAGGATGCTGAAACCGGTCATGAACAATGGATTGATACTTCATCCGTGGCTCTGCGTAAAGCACACCGTGACTGGTGGCTGAAAAAGCAGAGTATTCTTAACGAAACATTTACAAAAAGTAATGTGGATTCGGTATCTGTTCGAACGGATGAGGATTATGTGAAAGCATTGTTGAACTTATTTGCTAAAAGAAAATAA
- a CDS encoding BatD family protein: MLAQSVTVDATIDSLQVMIGQQAHIQLQVSMDAKQKAIFPHFKDYLIKGIEIIGVAKPDTQYLNNKQRMLITQKYTVTSFDSALYYIPPFSVKVGTVAYKSKSLALKVYSPRVDVSHPEKFYPQKGVMNPPFVWADWAETIFLSILSIPLLFLIIYFIIRFRDNKPIIRHIKIEPKLPPHKQAMNEIERIKVERIWQKGLSKEYYTELTDTLRTYIQERFGFSAMEMTSSEIIEKLMELEAKDINDLKFLFQTADLVKFAKHSPMMNENDSNLLSAISFINETKAEELTDIKPVPTEITVEEKRSRRAKTLLAVGIVVLSAAVAAIIAHVALRLADMFI, encoded by the coding sequence ATGCTTGCTCAATCAGTAACTGTCGATGCAACCATTGATTCATTGCAGGTAATGATTGGACAACAGGCTCATATTCAGCTGCAAGTAAGCATGGATGCTAAGCAAAAAGCTATTTTCCCCCATTTTAAGGATTATCTGATAAAGGGAATCGAGATTATTGGTGTTGCAAAGCCCGATACTCAATATCTGAATAACAAGCAACGTATGCTTATTACTCAGAAATATACGGTTACGTCTTTCGATTCAGCACTTTATTATATTCCTCCTTTCAGTGTAAAAGTGGGTACCGTGGCATATAAGTCAAAATCTCTGGCTCTGAAAGTATATTCTCCGCGAGTTGACGTAAGTCATCCTGAGAAATTCTATCCTCAAAAAGGGGTGATGAATCCTCCTTTCGTGTGGGCCGACTGGGCTGAAACAATATTTCTTTCAATACTATCCATCCCTTTACTGTTCCTGATTATATATTTTATTATCCGATTCAGAGATAATAAACCAATTATCAGACACATAAAGATTGAGCCAAAACTTCCGCCTCACAAGCAGGCTATGAATGAGATAGAGCGAATTAAAGTTGAAAGAATATGGCAGAAAGGTCTTTCTAAGGAATATTATACCGAGCTGACAGATACTTTGCGTACTTATATTCAGGAACGTTTCGGCTTTAGTGCAATGGAAATGACCTCTTCCGAAATCATTGAAAAGCTTATGGAGCTTGAAGCCAAAGATATCAATGATTTGAAGTTCTTGTTCCAGACAGCAGACTTGGTTAAGTTCGCCAAACACAGCCCTATGATGAACGAAAATGACTCCAACCTGTTGAGTGCCATTTCTTTCATTAATGAAACAAAGGCTGAGGAACTTACCGATATTAAGCCTGTGCCAACCGAGATTACTGTTGAGGAAAAACGCTCTCGCCGGGCAAAAACTCTTCTGGCTGTTGGAATAGTAGTATTATCTGCCGCTGTTGCAGCAATTATAGCTCATGTGGCTTTGAGATTGGCAGACATGTTCATATAA
- a CDS encoding VWA domain-containing protein: MIFANIYYLFLLILLIPYIMWYILKQRKNEASLQVSDTRVYAHTPKSYKIYLLHAPFVLRVIAFVMLILILARPQTTNNWQNTETEGIDIMMSLDISTSMLAEDLKPNRLEAAKDVATEFINGRPNDNIGMTLFAAESFTQCPLTVDHAVLLNLFQNVKCGIIEDGTAVGMGIANAVSRLKDSKAKSKVIILLTDGSNNKGDISPLTAAEIAKSFGIRVYTIGIGTNGLAPYPYPTAGGVQYINMPVEIDESTLKQIAQTTDGEYFRATSTSKLKEVYQEIDKLEKTKLNVKAFSKRQENYQPFALILFLCILSEVLLRNSILKKIP, translated from the coding sequence ATGATATTTGCGAATATTTATTATTTATTTCTGCTGATACTTCTTATACCATACATTATGTGGTATATTCTGAAGCAACGGAAAAATGAAGCATCTCTTCAGGTTTCCGACACAAGAGTATACGCTCATACGCCCAAAAGCTATAAGATATATTTGCTTCACGCGCCATTTGTTCTTAGAGTTATTGCTTTTGTAATGCTTATATTAATTCTTGCGCGCCCGCAGACAACAAATAACTGGCAGAATACCGAAACAGAAGGTATCGACATAATGATGTCTCTTGATATTTCAACCAGTATGTTGGCCGAAGATCTGAAGCCTAACCGTTTGGAAGCTGCCAAGGATGTAGCAACCGAATTTATTAATGGGCGTCCTAACGATAACATCGGTATGACACTTTTCGCAGCAGAAAGCTTTACTCAGTGCCCGCTGACGGTTGATCATGCGGTTTTGTTAAACCTCTTTCAAAACGTAAAATGTGGTATCATTGAAGATGGTACTGCTGTTGGTATGGGTATTGCGAATGCTGTATCCCGGTTGAAGGATAGTAAGGCAAAATCTAAAGTTATAATTCTGTTAACCGACGGATCAAACAATAAGGGTGATATTTCTCCTCTTACTGCTGCCGAGATTGCAAAAAGTTTTGGAATCAGGGTTTATACTATTGGTATAGGAACAAACGGCCTGGCTCCATATCCATACCCAACTGCTGGCGGAGTGCAATATATCAATATGCCGGTTGAGATTGATGAATCTACATTGAAGCAGATTGCACAGACTACTGATGGTGAGTATTTCAGGGCTACAAGCACTTCTAAACTGAAGGAGGTATATCAGGAAATTGATAAACTGGAGAAAACGAAGTTAAATGTAAAAGCTTTCAGTAAGAGACAAGAAAACTATCAGCCATTTGCATTGATTTTATTCTTATGTATCCTAAGTGAGGTACTTTTACGTAACTCAATATTAAAGAAAATACCCTAA
- a CDS encoding VWA domain-containing protein has product MFRFEDPTYLYLLIILPFIVLFYLYSNLKRRKAIKKFGDPELMAQLMPDVSKYRPDIKFWLVFSALALTIVLMARPQFGSKTEKVKRSGVEVIIALDISNSMLAQDIVPSRLDKAKMLVSKMVDELDQDKVGMIVFAGDAYTQLPITSDYISAKMFLETITPELISRQGTAIGSAIDLAAHSFTQQKGVGRAIVVITDGENHEDGAVEAAKAAKEKGILVHVLGVGSPGGSPIPIAGTNNFRKDRQGNVIVTRLNEQMCKEIAAAGKGIYAHVDNTNSAQKALNSKIDEMAKSDVESSMYTGFDEQFQGVAWIILILLIIDLLLLERKNPLFKNIKLFKV; this is encoded by the coding sequence ATGTTTCGATTTGAAGACCCGACATATTTATATCTACTTATAATATTGCCGTTCATTGTGCTTTTTTATTTGTATTCCAACCTAAAAAGGAGGAAAGCAATAAAGAAGTTTGGCGATCCGGAACTGATGGCTCAGCTGATGCCCGATGTTTCGAAATATCGTCCTGATATTAAGTTCTGGCTTGTGTTTTCTGCGCTGGCATTAACTATTGTGTTGATGGCTCGTCCTCAATTCGGCTCCAAAACAGAGAAAGTAAAAAGGAGCGGAGTGGAAGTGATTATTGCACTTGATATTTCCAATTCTATGTTGGCCCAGGATATTGTTCCTAGTCGTTTGGATAAAGCTAAAATGCTGGTATCTAAAATGGTCGATGAACTTGATCAGGATAAAGTGGGAATGATTGTATTTGCAGGAGATGCTTATACGCAGTTACCTATAACCAGTGATTATATTTCAGCTAAAATGTTCCTGGAAACAATTACTCCTGAGCTGATCTCAAGACAAGGTACAGCCATTGGTTCGGCCATTGATCTTGCAGCTCATAGCTTTACCCAGCAAAAAGGTGTGGGAAGAGCTATCGTAGTTATCACTGACGGTGAAAATCATGAAGATGGTGCAGTAGAAGCTGCTAAAGCTGCAAAAGAAAAAGGTATCCTGGTTCATGTACTCGGAGTTGGTTCACCGGGCGGATCACCTATTCCTATAGCAGGAACCAATAATTTCCGTAAAGACAGACAGGGAAATGTTATTGTTACTCGTCTGAATGAACAAATGTGTAAAGAGATTGCTGCTGCCGGAAAGGGCATTTATGCGCATGTTGATAATACTAACTCAGCTCAGAAAGCTTTGAATAGCAAAATTGACGAGATGGCTAAATCTGATGTTGAAAGCAGTATGTATACTGGTTTCGACGAGCAGTTTCAGGGAGTAGCATGGATTATATTAATTCTTTTAATTATTGATTTACTGCTGTTGGAACGCAAGAATCCGTTATTCAAGAATATAAAACTGTTTAAGGTATAA
- a CDS encoding tetratricopeptide repeat protein: MSQVKYIIFIAFLLLANCNTFAQKTERDYIRKGNKLFKEKSFVQAEVNYRKALEKNPNSTEALYNLGNTLSQQQKLKEAMQQYTSASKNEKSKAKLAKIYHNAGVLFYAAKHYQEAVQSYKQSLRNNPDDDETRYNLALAMKMLKDQQNQNKNKDKNKNKDKDKDKKKKEDEKKKQQDKQKKDDKQKQQPKPQPEKNKMSKENAEQLLNAAMQDEKQLQEKAKKQLRNQGRNLDKDW, encoded by the coding sequence ATGTCACAAGTTAAGTATATTATTTTTATAGCTTTTCTTCTTTTGGCGAATTGTAACACATTTGCCCAAAAGACAGAGAGGGACTATATTCGCAAAGGAAACAAACTCTTTAAAGAGAAATCCTTTGTGCAGGCGGAAGTAAATTACCGGAAGGCATTGGAGAAGAATCCTAATTCAACCGAGGCTCTATATAATTTAGGTAATACTTTGTCTCAGCAACAAAAGTTGAAAGAGGCTATGCAGCAGTATACGTCGGCTTCCAAAAATGAAAAGAGCAAGGCTAAACTGGCAAAGATCTATCATAATGCCGGTGTGCTATTTTATGCTGCCAAGCATTACCAGGAAGCGGTTCAGTCTTATAAACAATCTTTAAGGAATAATCCTGATGATGATGAAACAAGGTATAACTTGGCTTTGGCTATGAAAATGCTGAAGGATCAGCAGAATCAAAACAAGAATAAAGACAAAAATAAGAATAAGGACAAAGATAAAGATAAAAAGAAGAAGGAAGACGAAAAGAAAAAGCAGCAGGATAAGCAGAAAAAAGATGATAAACAAAAACAGCAGCCTAAGCCACAACCCGAAAAGAATAAAATGTCTAAGGAGAATGCTGAGCAATTGTTGAATGCTGCAATGCAAGATGAGAAACAACTTCAGGAAAAAGCCAAGAAACAGTTGAGAAATCAAGGCCGTAACCTGGATAAAGATTGGTAA
- a CDS encoding BatD family protein translates to MRKLIFLFIILLIPGINSFADNVRLVAEAPDVVAVGDQFRITYTVNTQDVKSFRASSMRGLDVLAGPFESRMTSAQYVNGKGSTVSSITYTYTVMASKQGTFAISPASVYANGNPITSNALRIKVLPADQSHGGSSSSKASHSQSSGTKISANDLIIVGSVNKTNVYEQEALVLTYKVYALVDLRGFDNVKLPDFKGFQSQEVELPQTKQFSLERYKGKNYHSVVYRQFVLFPQQSGKLVINPARFDASIAKAMKTDDPFDAFFNGGSNVVEVKKSIVTPQITVNVTPLPAGKPANFCGGVGGFTIASSINSKNVKTNDALTIKVTISGVGNLKLIETPKINFPKDFEVYDPKVTNKFTLTKNGLSGSKVIEYLAIPRYAGAYKIPSASFSYFDSNSRSYKTLRTQEFDLKVAKGAGNADQVIANFTNKEDLKVLGSDIRYIKTNDVTLSEKGDFFFGSWLYYLLYIIPACLFIAFVVIYRKQAVENANVAKVRTKKANKVAAKRMKNAGKLLKENKNEQFYDEVLKALWGYISDKLNIPVSKLTKDNVDSELTNYGVDAELTKEFLAVLDQCEFARYAPGDPNETMDKVYSSAIEVVSKMENIIKR, encoded by the coding sequence ATGAGGAAACTGATTTTCTTATTCATCATTTTACTGATACCCGGAATAAATAGCTTTGCTGATAATGTAAGATTAGTAGCAGAAGCTCCGGATGTTGTCGCGGTAGGCGACCAATTTAGAATTACATACACTGTAAATACGCAGGATGTAAAGAGCTTTAGAGCTTCATCAATGAGAGGCCTTGATGTATTAGCCGGGCCTTTTGAGTCGAGAATGACAAGCGCACAGTATGTTAACGGAAAAGGCTCAACAGTGAGCTCCATTACTTATACATATACAGTAATGGCAAGCAAACAGGGAACCTTTGCTATTTCGCCCGCAAGCGTTTATGCTAATGGTAATCCCATTACTTCTAATGCATTAAGAATTAAGGTACTTCCCGCTGATCAGTCACATGGTGGAAGTTCATCTTCCAAAGCTTCACATTCTCAATCATCTGGGACAAAGATTTCTGCAAATGATTTAATTATTGTTGGTTCTGTAAACAAAACAAATGTTTATGAGCAGGAAGCGCTTGTTTTAACTTATAAAGTCTATGCGTTAGTCGATTTAAGAGGTTTTGATAATGTAAAGTTACCCGATTTTAAAGGATTTCAGTCTCAGGAAGTTGAGCTGCCGCAAACAAAGCAGTTCTCTTTAGAACGTTATAAAGGAAAGAATTATCATTCAGTAGTGTATAGACAGTTTGTCCTTTTCCCTCAGCAATCAGGCAAATTAGTCATCAATCCTGCAAGATTCGATGCTTCAATAGCTAAAGCTATGAAGACCGATGACCCGTTTGATGCTTTCTTTAATGGTGGATCAAACGTTGTTGAAGTAAAGAAATCAATTGTTACTCCTCAGATTACAGTAAATGTAACTCCTTTACCTGCAGGAAAGCCTGCAAACTTCTGTGGCGGAGTAGGAGGCTTTACCATCGCTTCATCAATCAATTCTAAAAATGTTAAGACTAATGATGCTCTAACTATTAAGGTAACTATCTCTGGTGTAGGTAATCTTAAACTGATTGAGACTCCAAAGATTAATTTCCCTAAAGACTTTGAGGTTTATGATCCTAAGGTAACTAATAAATTCACTCTTACAAAGAACGGTTTATCTGGAAGCAAGGTGATTGAATATCTGGCAATTCCTCGTTATGCCGGAGCATATAAAATACCTTCTGCAAGCTTTTCTTATTTTGATAGTAACTCCAGATCTTATAAGACTCTTAGAACACAAGAGTTTGATTTGAAAGTAGCCAAAGGAGCAGGTAATGCAGATCAGGTAATTGCCAACTTTACAAATAAAGAAGATCTTAAAGTGCTAGGTTCTGATATCAGATACATTAAAACAAATGATGTTACATTATCCGAAAAAGGTGATTTCTTCTTTGGCTCATGGCTTTATTATCTGCTTTATATCATTCCGGCATGTCTATTTATAGCCTTTGTTGTCATTTACAGAAAACAAGCTGTAGAAAATGCAAATGTAGCTAAAGTGCGCACTAAGAAAGCTAATAAAGTTGCAGCAAAAAGAATGAAGAATGCTGGCAAGCTTCTGAAAGAAAATAAGAATGAACAATTCTATGATGAAGTTTTAAAAGCGTTGTGGGGATATATAAGCGATAAACTGAATATTCCAGTTTCTAAGCTGACAAAAGATAATGTTGATTCAGAATTGACTAATTATGGAGTGGATGCAGAGTTAACGAAAGAATTCCTGGCAGTACTTGATCAATGTGAATTTGCTCGTTATGCTCCTGGCGATCCTAATGAAACGATGGATAAGGTTTATTCTTCTGCCATTGAGGTAGTGAGCAAAATGGAAAACATAATTAAACGCTAA
- a CDS encoding tetratricopeptide repeat protein, which produces MKKIIFLVLSILCSFNLLAQNSLATDSVKTSRPARKEFSAARIENATKEQGDNAYIRNNYTSAIQIYESLLSTKGEAAEVYYNLGNSYYKIGDMAKAILNYERALLLKPGDGDIRSNLEIARSKTVDKTEAAPQLFFISWVNSIINCMGADAWAKCGIASFILFILGLYFFIFSKKVILKKLGFIASIALLVIVVASNLFASHQKDLLINRASAIIMAPSVTVKSTPNESGTDLFIIHEGRKVSIKDNSMKEWKEIILEDGNVGWIKTADLEVI; this is translated from the coding sequence ATGAAGAAAATTATATTTTTAGTATTAAGCATTCTGTGCTCATTTAATCTTTTAGCTCAGAATTCTTTAGCAACTGATTCTGTAAAGACTTCAAGACCTGCACGCAAAGAGTTCTCTGCTGCCAGGATTGAAAATGCAACCAAAGAGCAAGGAGATAATGCTTATATTCGTAATAACTATACTTCTGCTATACAGATATACGAATCTTTACTTAGTACTAAAGGAGAGGCTGCAGAAGTATATTATAATTTAGGTAATAGCTATTATAAAATCGGAGATATGGCTAAGGCTATATTGAATTATGAACGTGCTTTATTGCTTAAACCCGGTGATGGTGATATCCGCTCAAATCTTGAAATAGCTCGTAGCAAAACAGTTGATAAGACTGAAGCTGCTCCGCAATTATTCTTTATCAGTTGGGTGAACTCTATTATTAATTGTATGGGTGCTGATGCATGGGCAAAATGTGGAATAGCTTCTTTTATTTTGTTCATTTTAGGCCTTTATTTCTTTATTTTCTCAAAAAAGGTCATTCTGAAAAAATTAGGATTTATTGCTTCAATAGCCTTGCTTGTAATTGTGGTTGCATCTAACCTTTTTGCTTCTCATCAAAAAGATCTATTGATAAATCGTGCAAGTGCAATTATTATGGCTCCAAGTGTTACGGTTAAGAGTACGCCAAACGAAAGTGGTACTGACTTGTTTATTATTCACGAAGGGCGTAAAGTGAGCATAAAAGATAATTCCATGAAAGAATGGAAAGAGATTATTCTTGAAGATGGTAATGTAGGTTGGATTAAAACAGCTGATCTAGAAGTGATCTAA
- a CDS encoding phosphatase PAP2 family protein, producing the protein MNEIHQLIQCDKEAFLALNGSNSTFWDGFMWVYTSTITWIPLALVLLYVIIRNNKLKEALFLIFMIAITVAICDRISSGIFKPVFKRFRPAQDPEFMYLVDIVNGYRGGQYGFISSHAANTFGLFTFTSLLFRKKEFTFAFLLWAIISCYSRLYLGVHYLGDLICGAILGLISGTLIYFLYKYIDNEYVRDSRQKFSKQYTSSGYLISDINILLIALFSTIFVIMIAGMLIYHYNYL; encoded by the coding sequence ATGAATGAAATACATCAGCTAATACAATGCGATAAAGAGGCTTTTCTAGCTTTAAATGGGAGTAATTCAACCTTCTGGGATGGATTTATGTGGGTTTACACAAGTACGATTACTTGGATTCCATTAGCACTTGTATTGCTGTATGTTATCATTCGGAATAATAAGTTGAAAGAAGCTTTGTTCCTTATTTTTATGATCGCAATAACAGTGGCTATATGTGATCGGATATCATCAGGTATTTTTAAACCAGTATTCAAACGCTTCCGCCCTGCTCAGGATCCCGAATTTATGTATCTGGTAGATATCGTAAATGGATATAGGGGAGGCCAATATGGTTTTATATCCAGCCATGCTGCAAATACTTTTGGCCTTTTTACCTTTACATCGCTTTTGTTCCGAAAAAAAGAGTTTACTTTCGCTTTTCTTCTATGGGCTATTATTTCATGTTATTCTCGTCTCTATTTAGGCGTACATTATTTAGGAGATTTAATTTGTGGAGCAATTTTAGGGCTCATATCTGGTACTCTAATATACTTTCTTTATAAATATATTGATAATGAATACGTTAGAGATAGTAGACAAAAATTTTCAAAACAATATACTTCCAGTGGTTATTTAATTTCTGATATTAATATCTTATTAATCGCTTTATTTTCTACAATATTTGTTATAATGATAGCAGGCATGTTAATTTATCATTATAATTATTTGTAA
- a CDS encoding DNA-binding protein, with translation MNRTITFNELRKIKDSLPSGSTRRIAEELNLDVDTVRNFFGGSHFKEGKSVGFHTEPGPDGGLVMLDDTTVLDLALKILEEHNINHQEEVSEELMQA, from the coding sequence ATGAACAGAACAATAACTTTCAATGAACTTAGAAAAATAAAAGATTCATTGCCAAGCGGAAGTACGCGCAGAATTGCTGAAGAACTTAATTTAGACGTAGATACTGTTCGTAACTTCTTTGGTGGTAGTCACTTTAAGGAGGGCAAAAGTGTTGGATTTCACACAGAACCAGGTCCAGATGGTGGACTGGTAATGCTAGATGACACGACAGTTCTTGATCTTGCTTTAAAAATATTAGAAGAACATAATATTAATCATCAGGAAGAAGTTAGTGAAGAGTTAATGCAAGCGTAG
- a CDS encoding universal stress protein, whose amino-acid sequence MEEKLVTLAILTYAKAQILKSVLEKEGIKSYIQNVDLIKPAVSSGVRLRIKESDLPHALKITESNLWLSEDIIGEKPHEKEQGNKVLIPVDFSDYSMRACEFGFSFAKTFNTEVVLLHVYFTPRYMPSIPYNDVFNYQGPDEESIKTIIKKVNEDLNNLSEKIKSKISSGEFPNVKFTCILKEGVPEEEILKYAKNNSPGIIVMGTRGKNKKDADIIGSVTAEVIDRSRAIVFVVPENTPFRIFNEVKKLAFITNFDQRDLIAFDALVKKMSIFKFSVTIIHLATLKDTWNEIKLAGIKEYFQKQYPDIQILYEIVMDDNLGQNLDSFIQKNNIDVITITSYKRNMFARLFNPSIAMKMIFHTDTPLLVISDKI is encoded by the coding sequence ATGGAAGAGAAATTAGTTACATTAGCAATACTTACGTATGCTAAAGCTCAGATTTTAAAGAGTGTATTAGAAAAAGAAGGTATAAAATCTTACATTCAAAATGTAGATCTTATAAAGCCGGCTGTATCTTCAGGAGTTCGCTTAAGAATTAAAGAGAGCGATTTACCTCATGCTTTGAAAATTACAGAAAGTAACTTGTGGCTTTCTGAAGATATAATAGGGGAGAAGCCTCACGAAAAAGAACAAGGCAATAAGGTCCTGATTCCTGTCGATTTTTCTGATTATTCAATGCGTGCATGTGAATTTGGTTTTAGTTTTGCAAAAACGTTTAATACTGAGGTAGTTCTGCTGCATGTTTATTTTACTCCCAGATATATGCCATCAATACCTTATAATGATGTTTTTAACTATCAGGGGCCCGATGAAGAATCAATTAAGACCATCATTAAGAAAGTTAATGAGGACTTAAACAATTTATCAGAAAAGATAAAAAGTAAAATTAGTTCAGGTGAATTCCCGAATGTTAAATTTACATGCATACTGAAAGAAGGAGTTCCAGAAGAGGAAATTCTAAAATATGCAAAGAATAATTCTCCTGGTATAATTGTAATGGGAACTCGGGGTAAAAATAAAAAAGATGCTGATATTATAGGAAGTGTAACAGCTGAAGTTATTGACAGAAGCCGGGCTATCGTTTTTGTCGTTCCTGAAAATACTCCATTTAGGATCTTTAATGAAGTTAAGAAACTTGCATTTATAACAAATTTTGATCAAAGAGATTTAATTGCATTTGATGCATTAGTTAAGAAAATGAGTATATTTAAATTTTCTGTAACAATCATTCATCTTGCTACACTCAAAGATACTTGGAATGAAATTAAATTGGCTGGTATAAAAGAATACTTCCAAAAACAGTATCCTGATATCCAGATTCTCTATGAAATAGTAATGGATGATAATTTAGGACAAAATCTTGATTCCTTTATTCAAAAAAATAATATTGATGTAATTACCATTACATCGTACAAAAGAAATATGTTTGCTCGTTTATTTAATCCTAGTATTGCAATGAAGATGATTTTCCATACTGATACTCCTTTACTAGTTATAAGTGATAAAATATAA
- a CDS encoding structural protein P5 translates to MNSGTLGMRNNNPLNIRYNSGNQWQGLTGENKGFCTFKSRVYGYRAAFVNMQTYHVAGKDTIREIINKWAPPAENNTAAYISTVCKASGFSPDVKNNFNFTNYKKIISAMSVVESAYKPTEAELQAAWDLVTVK, encoded by the coding sequence ATGAACTCGGGTACATTAGGAATGAGGAACAACAACCCTTTAAACATTCGCTATAATAGTGGGAATCAGTGGCAAGGGTTGACGGGTGAAAACAAAGGTTTTTGTACATTCAAATCAAGAGTTTACGGTTATCGGGCTGCATTTGTAAATATGCAAACTTATCATGTAGCAGGTAAAGATACAATTCGGGAAATCATTAATAAATGGGCTCCACCTGCGGAAAATAATACGGCTGCCTATATATCTACTGTTTGCAAGGCTTCAGGCTTTAGTCCTGATGTAAAGAATAACTTTAATTTTACGAATTACAAAAAGATTATTTCCGCAATGTCTGTAGTAGAGAGCGCATACAAACCAACAGAAGCGGAATTGCAAGCCGCATGGGATTTGGTTACAGTAAAATAA